The Leptolyngbyaceae cyanobacterium DNA segment TGGGCATTTGTTGCTTTACAATCACTCGTTGAGCGATATGGTTGTATTGAAGGATATCCCGATCGCACCTTTCGAGGCAACCGAGCGATGACTCGCTACGAATTTGCTGCTGGTTTAAATGCTTGTTTGGAAAGAATTACCGAAGTAATTGGCGTCAAACCTTCACCAGATTCAGGCATTACTCAAGAAGATTTAGAAAGAATCCGCAGACTCCAGCAAGATTTTGCTAGCGAACTGGCTAACCTGCGGGGTCGGGTAGATGGTTTAGAAGCCCGTACCACCACGCTAGAACAACAACAGTTTTCTACTACTACTAAACTGAGCGGTCAAGTAATCACTTATTTAGGAGATGCTTTTGGAGAAAATGCAGACCCTGCAAATAACGCGACATTTAATTACCAAGCATCGATCAACTTAATAACCAGTTTCTCAGGTAGAGACACCTTATTTCTTTCCCTTGAAGCTTCAAATCTTACACCGTTCGATACTGCGACCCAGTTTCCGGTAGGGCCTTTAAGCGGCTTCACCAATGAAGCTCGTTTGGCTATCCCCAGTAAAGATGTATACGGGTACGGCAATAACGATATTGCTTTGAGTATATTGCAGTATAGTTTTCCGATCGGCGATCGAGTTACGGTTTTCCTAGACGCCTTTAGTAGCAACCGGATGCTGACAGGTGCGGTTAGCCAATTGAATAACTTTGGTATGGGGCCTTTATCTTACTACGGTAAAGTAAATCCCTTAATTTACCCTGTAGGAACGCAAACAGGTATCGGTTTAAAATGGCAAGCTACTTCTTGGTTGAGTTTCGACTTATCCGCCGCCTCCGAGATCGGCTCGAACAATCCGGGGTTAGGCTTGTTCGATAAAGGTTATGCTGCCTCGATCCGACCGGTGATCGATCTCGGTCGGTTCAAATTTACCGGCTATTACGTCCACTCCTACTCTCCTCAATTTGGGATCGATACCTTTGCTGGCAGTAACTCCGCACGGATCGTAGGAGCAGGGCCAGTAGTTGGTAACACTTATATTGCAGCAGCATTTTATCGCCTGTTCCCCAATTTTGAAATCGGTGGCTCCTTTGGCTATTCGACCGCTACCGCATTAGGCGAAGGCACGAAGGGAAATGCTCATGTCTGGGATTACGACATCAACTTTACCCTTTACGACTTGGGTAAAAAAGGAAACTACGGCGGCTTGATTATCGGTATGCAACCCAGACTGACCGGGACGAGCAACTCAGCGCTGGCAGAGGCAATCGGTTTACCGCCAGGACAAAGAAAGGATCGGGATATGGGCTTACATATTGAAGCATTTTATACCCATAGAATCACGGATAATATCGCTATTACGCCTGGGGTGTTCTGGCTAACCGCTCCCAACCACGATGCTCGCAACCCCGATGTAATTGTCGGAGTAATTAGAACTAGCCTCAGTTTCTAAAGCAGCAATCTAGGGGCTAGGGTAAAAAAGGCTGAGCATCGTAAATAATATGTTCTCCAATACCCGATGCCCGATGCCCGATGCCTAATTTACAGAAGACTTTTCATCCAATACAACTTCTAATTTTTCTTCTAGCTTCTGGTTAAGAGGTTCCCTTTCAAATGGAGGAAGAGCGGCACTACCATTTTCGACTGGCAGAGAGTTAATTCCATCTGCTACATCTGCGCTGAAAGTTCTGGGTAGCTGTACTCCTAAGCCAACCATTCTAGTTGCCAGAAACAAAGACAAAGCCAACCACAAAATATGATTGCTTTGGTACTGCCAAGCTGCTAAACCTGCCGGGAGAAATCCGATCGAGATCGAAATCAAGCTAACATTGCGGAGGGTATGGCCTTCTGCCAAACCTAAGAAGTAACCTTCCAACATAAACCCGATGCCAGTACATCCCAAAACCAGCAGTAACCAGGGAGTATAAAATTGAATATCTTGGATGACTTCCGAGTGATTGGTTAAAAGCCCAAATATGGTGTGTGGAAAAAGTACGGGTACGCCAGCAAAAATCATACCGACTGTAAAGCTAGTTGCTACTCCAATCGAAACCAACGGTAAGAATTTTCCAATAGTACCTTTACCTTTGAAGTTACCAACTAGAGTTTCCGTGCCAAATCCCAACCCTTCCACGAAATAGAAACACAAGCCGAAAATTTGTAATAATAAAGCATTTTTAGCGTAGAGAACCGTTCCCATTGCTGCCGCTTCGTAGTTAAACAAGATGAAGGCAAACAGGGTGATGAAATTGCTAACTAAGATATTTCCATTCAGAGTCAAAGTAGAGACTAAAGCAGAGCTATCCCAGATTTTCCCAGCTAAGCTTTTTACTTCTTGCCACTTGATTTCTCGACAGAAGAAAAACAATCCGATCAGCAGAGCTAAATATTGACTAGTTGCATATGATGTTCCCGCTCCTACACTTTCCCATCCCAAGCGAACGATGAACAGATAGTCGAGGAAGATTTTGCTAACATTGCCGACAAATGACAGCAGCAAAACGAAACCATTTTTTTCCTGCCCTAAAAACCAACCGATCAGTACGAAGTTGAGTAAAATAGC contains these protein-coding regions:
- a CDS encoding iron uptake porin, whose translation is MTKLFGKTFAAILTVLGSTLILDNTSLAEDLQIGEQPSASPAPMTLELPDDNSLGVSDLENSLDSELSTENSTMEQVTSVSQLRDVQPTDWAFVALQSLVERYGCIEGYPDRTFRGNRAMTRYEFAAGLNACLERITEVIGVKPSPDSGITQEDLERIRRLQQDFASELANLRGRVDGLEARTTTLEQQQFSTTTKLSGQVITYLGDAFGENADPANNATFNYQASINLITSFSGRDTLFLSLEASNLTPFDTATQFPVGPLSGFTNEARLAIPSKDVYGYGNNDIALSILQYSFPIGDRVTVFLDAFSSNRMLTGAVSQLNNFGMGPLSYYGKVNPLIYPVGTQTGIGLKWQATSWLSFDLSAASEIGSNNPGLGLFDKGYAASIRPVIDLGRFKFTGYYVHSYSPQFGIDTFAGSNSARIVGAGPVVGNTYIAAAFYRLFPNFEIGGSFGYSTATALGEGTKGNAHVWDYDINFTLYDLGKKGNYGGLIIGMQPRLTGTSNSALAEAIGLPPGQRKDRDMGLHIEAFYTHRITDNIAITPGVFWLTAPNHDARNPDVIVGVIRTSLSF
- the gntT gene encoding guanitoxin biosynthesis MATE family efflux transporter GntT → MQQILSKQYDFVPRFFQLAAANVLSNIMVPLANLISVIFLGHLSEIRHLAGVALAANLLNLLYMVLIFLRMGTTGVTAQAVGRDDREGVLLVGLRNGLIALVLGVAIIGLRYPLGEAGFAILKAAPEVKASGIAYFYTQTWGAPAILLNFVLIGWFLGQEKNGFVLLLSFVGNVSKIFLDYLFIVRLGWESVGAGTSYATSQYLALLIGLFFFCREIKWQEVKSLAGKIWDSSALVSTLTLNGNILVSNFITLFAFILFNYEAAAMGTVLYAKNALLLQIFGLCFYFVEGLGFGTETLVGNFKGKGTIGKFLPLVSIGVATSFTVGMIFAGVPVLFPHTIFGLLTNHSEVIQDIQFYTPWLLLVLGCTGIGFMLEGYFLGLAEGHTLRNVSLISISIGFLPAGLAAWQYQSNHILWLALSLFLATRMVGLGVQLPRTFSADVADGINSLPVENGSAALPPFEREPLNQKLEEKLEVVLDEKSSVN